The genomic segment AACACGAAACTCCGCCGCACGCATTCCCGGCAGCGGACCGGATACATCAGGAAAACCAGGCGAATCAAATCTCCACCGCGGATTTTCGAAAGCCGAAGATCCGTGGAAGAGCAAAAACGGGGCACTGCTTTGCCATCTGTGACCTCCCAAAGGGATCGTACGTCGTGAACATTTAGCGGGGGTCCCAATAGCGACAGGTCGGGGCTGAAAGTGTCCAGCTACCCGGGGGAGGAAATAGGGCCCATGAATCGTTACTCGCTCATGCCACCAGATGCTGTGAATTTGGAAATCAAAGCGAAGAAATAACTTGCGGAGAGTCGACGGCGGTTAGCGTGCCGCCGGTTCTCCCATGGCCGCCAGCTTCTCCTCCACAATCGCCTCGGCCGCCTTCACAACCTCATCCAGAGTCATGTGGGTGGAGTCCAGCAGCACGGCGTCCTCCGCCGGGCGCAGAGGTGAGTCTGCCCGGCTTCTATCGCGCTGGTCGCGTGAACGAAGGTCTCGAATCACCTCTTCTGGCTGTTGGGCCGGCTCGGGGCCGAGCTGGTCAAAACGGCGCATGCCCCTGACCTCGGGCGCGGCGTCCAGAAATATTTTGGCTTCAGCGTGCGGAAACACCACGGTCCCGATGTCGCGGCCTTCCATCACCACGCCGCCCTCGGCGCCGAGCTGCTGCTGCAGCTTCACCATCCAGGCGCGCACAGGTGGAAACACACTGACCCGCGATGCGGCATCCGTCACCGTCGGATTGCGGAGCTGCCCCGTCACGTCTTCGTCGTCGAGCAAGACCCGGTTTTCGGCCTCACCTACTTCCAGGCGGATAGACGTTTCCTTGGATAGCTCAGTGAGTGCCGCGAGGTCGTCCAGTGGTACGTGGGCTCGCAGAGCCTTCAGGCCGAAGGCGCGGTACATCGCGCCCGTTTCAAGGTTCAGCAGGCCGAAATGCCGCGCCAGATGGCGGGCAATGGTGCTTTTACCCGCCCCTGCCGGTCCATCAATGGCGACAATAATCCGCTTGCCGGTCGTCAGAATGTCTGTCCCCGTGCAGCTCATCCGTGCTTCTTCGTCCCTTTACCGGCAAGACCGAAGCTCTTGCGGCCTGATCCAGCAGTAATCGGCTTGCGACCATTGCGATTGGCGGGACGCGCTTCCTTGCGTGCCGAAGCGGTCCGGCTCAGGCTGGAACTGCGGCCGGCACCCGGCTTCGCAGGAGCAGCAGCGTGGCTGCCATTGCGCGACTTCCACGCCGGCGCAGTCTTTTTGCCATTGCGGCTCGAAGCCGCGGAGCGCTCGCCCGAATTGGGCTTCGACGTCTTCGCCGCGCCGTGCCCATTGTTGCTGTGCCCGTTGCTGCCATGACCGTTGCTCGTGTGGGAACCGGTCTTGGCTGTGCCATTCCAACGCGAGCTTGCGCCGTTGCGGCTGTTGGCAGCCGGGCGCGCCGAGCGGCCCTCAGACGGACGCCGTGCAGGTGCTGGCTTCCGATCCCGGGTGTGGTTCGCGCTGCGGCCGAAGTGCGGGCGGCTCGAAACGTTCTTCGAACCGGAGGAGTGGCTGTGACTGGCCGGCTCCGCCTCTTCGACTTCGTGCTTCTTCTCCGGCGCCCGCACCGGTGCAACCGGTTCCGAATAGCTGTCTTCCTCACGCAGTTGCGTAAGGTAGGCAGACCCGAGGGTGCTCGCATAAATAGTTGGGCTCGGAGCGAACTCCGGCAGCGTCCCAGCAACGTAGAAGTGCGGAGCGTGGCCCAATGAAAGCGTATGAACCTGCCGCGTGGCGACCAGCCCGCGCAGGACTTCGCGAATCTTGCTGCGCGCCGTCAGCGGCGACAGGAAGATCTCCACTTCTTCCATGCTGGCGGCGATCACGGCCTGCAGGAAGATGGAGGCTAGCACTGAAATAGCGGTGACTTGCGACGTCGAAGCTCCCTCCGCAATGGCCTTCTGGAAGCGGACTCGGAGGAGCTGCCACTTGGCGGCCTTTCCGGGCGCGGCAACCATCGGAATGATGCGCAACTGCTGCCAGAGCTCTGTGATGGCGCGCAGAACGCCCATCTCGGTGAGCCCCTGGCCCAGAGCCTGCTTCAGATCGGCGACAGTTGCCTCGCCATGGCTCTCAAGGCGCTTGTAAAGCTGGATGGCGAGAGGCGAAACCGCACGCGAGCCGGTAAGCTGCGGCGTCCTGCGCCAGTCACGATCACCTCGCAGGGCATAAACATAGGGGAGAACCCAGGCCGCGACCACATAATCGGGCTGCTCGCCGGGAGTTCCAAGAAGATTCAGCCGAACCGCGACGCCCTTTTCTTCGAGCCTAACCAGCAACTCTTCGGCGTGCGCAATCTGTTTTTGGTCGGGAGTGCTGTTATGCTGCCCGGCCACCGCTTCCACAAAGCTGGGAGCTAGAGTCGTGGAGAATTGGCGCTTGGGGAGGAACAGGCACAAACCTGTTTCTTCCAACCATGTACACGCATCCTCCAGTGTCAGGGCTCCATGTCCGTTCTGGCGCATCCGTTCTGCGCGCGCTGCTTCCAATTGCTCCGATGTCAAAGAAGAACCTCTTTTCCAGGTCCGCGTAACGGCACCATGTTTGTGATGCTTCGTTTCGACTGGCCTGTTCAAGGTCGCGCACCTGTCTTCACAAGCACAACGACTAAGTTGGAACTCTCCGGGATTCTCTGTCCCTGGGTCGGCTACCGCCGGGCCTCCCGCCCCCCTGGGGGGTAGGGCTGCCACCTTTCCGCTACGTATTAGATACGGTGAAAGGCCCGCTGGATCTCTTTCCAAGAATACAGCAAAGCGATTGGACGTCCATGCGGGCAGCTTGTTGGATGCTGCGTCTTTGCAAGTTCCAACAATAGCCAGTCCATACGTGCCGGGTCAAGAGGTGTATTCACCTTGATCGCGGAGTGGCATGCGATGGACGCCGCGATACGCGTCTTCAACGATCTAAGATCCTCATTCCGCTGGTCTTGCTCCGCGCGCGGCGACGACTGTTCGATCACCTCGGTGAGCATCCTTTCGAGCCTGGTTCCGTCCAGTCCCACCGGGGCCGCCTTCACTGCCAGAGTTTGTGGCCCGAAGGGCTCAACCTCAAAGCCATTGCGTTCCAGCTCATCCGCGATCTCGGCGAATACCACCATCTGCCACGGCTTGAGCTCTACCAGCAGCGGCATCAGCAGCCGTTGGCGCTGCACATTTTCTACGTTGCGCTCGCGCAGGATCTTCTCAAACAGAACGCGTTCATGGGCGACGTGCTGGTCGATAATCCACAGTCCGTCCTCCCCCGTGGCCAGGATGAACGACTCACGAAGCTGCCCGAGAGCCTTCAGCGAGCCGAGGTGGTTCAGGTTCTGCGCGGCCTGTTCGGCTTCGATCTGGGCGGTGGCGAGTGCTGCGGAAGCGCTTGAATCTGCGAGCGTTGCATCAGGTTCCATCGCGACCTGAAAACCCTCACCATCCAGCAGGGCCGCGGCGGTAGCCGCCAGTCCGCCCGCAACGGCAAAGCCGCCTGGCCGGGTCCCTCCCGGCTCGAACGGCAGCCGAACCGGAGTTGCCGAAGCAGTCCTGGGCGTCAGGGAAAAGGGCTCAGTGTCGGCCTCTCCGGCCACGATCGGCTCCGAGTCAGGTTCGGGCGGTGGCGCATCCGCTCCAGGCTCCCCCGGAATCGGCGAAGTCGACGGCGGCATCAGCGTCGGGCTGGCCAGCGGCGCAGAATCAAGCGCAGCTAAAAATCCAGCAGCGGGGCGCGCCTTGATGAGCGCCGTCCGCAGGCTGTCGCGCACGAAATCGTGGATCAGGTTCTGCTGGCGGAAGCGCACTTCGGTCTTGGCCGGATGCACGTTGACGTCAACCTCTTCCGGCGGCATCTCCAGAAACAGCAGCACCACCGGATAGCTCGTCGGCGGAATCACGTTCCGGTAGGCCTCGGTGATGGCGTGCAGCAGCAGCCGGTCGCGGATAAGCCGCTTGTTGACAAAGATATAGATGGAATTGCGGTTCAGCTTCTGCAGCTCGGGCTTCGAGTAGAAGCCAGACAGCCGGAGCTGTCCAGGATCGCGGGCCGGCTCATCAGGGTCACGTTTCCACGGAGGCGGCTCGGGCAGTCCGGCACGATCGAGCTTGGTCTCGGCAGCCACCGGCAGAAGCTGGGCCAGCGTCTCCTTCCCGAAAATCTGATAAATCCGCTCAGCCGTGCGGGTCACCGGCGGTGCCGACACCAGCGTGTGGCTCGAGGAAACCAGCTCGAAGTGCTTCTCGGGGTGGACCAGCGCGTAATGCGTCACGAGCGCTGTCACGTGAGCCAGTTCAGTCGATTCCGCCCGCAGAAACTTGCGTCTCGCCGGCGTATTGAAGAACAAATCGGCGATGGAGAGAGTCGTGCCGCGCGGAACAGCCGCATCGTCAACATGAAGGATGTTGCCGCCGGCAATCTCGAGCCGCGTGCCCGTCTCCTCCGGCTCTCCGGTCGACGTCTCCAGGGTGACCCGCGAAACCGACGCAATCGAGGGCAGCGCCTCGCCGCGGAATCCGAGCGTGGCGATCGACAGCAAGTCGTTGGCGGTGCGTAGCTTTGAGGTGGCATGGCGCTCGAAAGCCAGCAGCGCATCGTCCCGGCTCATGCCGCAGCCATCGTCGGCGATACGAATAAGCTTGCGCCCGCCCGCCTCGACTTCCACGCGGATACGGTTCGCCCCCGCATCCAGCGAGTTCTCAAGCAGCTCCTTGACCACCGACGCGGGCCGGTCCACCACCTCGCCCGCGGCGATCTGGTTGGCCACCTGGTCAGAAAGTACTCGAATGCGCCCCATGAAGGATCAGGTTAACGCACGTCCCGGTGGGAAACGGCGGCAAAACCCTGGAAACCAGGAGCAGGGAATCGGAATCGGGAGCAGGCGATAGGATGGACTTCGGGAGACCCCACCATGTTCACGCCAAAGCCGATCGGATTTGTTCGCAGCCCCTACAGCCAGACCAC from the Occallatibacter riparius genome contains:
- the cmk gene encoding (d)CMP kinase, which produces MSCTGTDILTTGKRIIVAIDGPAGAGKSTIARHLARHFGLLNLETGAMYRAFGLKALRAHVPLDDLAALTELSKETSIRLEVGEAENRVLLDDEDVTGQLRNPTVTDAASRVSVFPPVRAWMVKLQQQLGAEGGVVMEGRDIGTVVFPHAEAKIFLDAAPEVRGMRRFDQLGPEPAQQPEEVIRDLRSRDQRDRSRADSPLRPAEDAVLLDSTHMTLDEVVKAAEAIVEEKLAAMGEPAAR
- the mutL gene encoding DNA mismatch repair endonuclease MutL; protein product: MGRIRVLSDQVANQIAAGEVVDRPASVVKELLENSLDAGANRIRVEVEAGGRKLIRIADDGCGMSRDDALLAFERHATSKLRTANDLLSIATLGFRGEALPSIASVSRVTLETSTGEPEETGTRLEIAGGNILHVDDAAVPRGTTLSIADLFFNTPARRKFLRAESTELAHVTALVTHYALVHPEKHFELVSSSHTLVSAPPVTRTAERIYQIFGKETLAQLLPVAAETKLDRAGLPEPPPWKRDPDEPARDPGQLRLSGFYSKPELQKLNRNSIYIFVNKRLIRDRLLLHAITEAYRNVIPPTSYPVVLLFLEMPPEEVDVNVHPAKTEVRFRQQNLIHDFVRDSLRTALIKARPAAGFLAALDSAPLASPTLMPPSTSPIPGEPGADAPPPEPDSEPIVAGEADTEPFSLTPRTASATPVRLPFEPGGTRPGGFAVAGGLAATAAALLDGEGFQVAMEPDATLADSSASAALATAQIEAEQAAQNLNHLGSLKALGQLRESFILATGEDGLWIIDQHVAHERVLFEKILRERNVENVQRQRLLMPLLVELKPWQMVVFAEIADELERNGFEVEPFGPQTLAVKAAPVGLDGTRLERMLTEVIEQSSPRAEQDQRNEDLRSLKTRIAASIACHSAIKVNTPLDPARMDWLLLELAKTQHPTSCPHGRPIALLYSWKEIQRAFHRI